One window of the Triticum dicoccoides isolate Atlit2015 ecotype Zavitan chromosome 3B, WEW_v2.0, whole genome shotgun sequence genome contains the following:
- the LOC119275004 gene encoding receptor-like protein 35 encodes MSSRHPQLHLILLLLAYYCSTHTAASGGNGTTIQCLPDQASSLLQMKRSFFHNPNLSSWQHGTDCCHWEGVGCDRASGQVITLDLSDRNLRSTSGLSPALFNLTSLTNLSLSGNDFGLTSLPSFGFERLIELVSLNLSDACFAGQIAIGISHLKNLRSLDLSYNTDLYLQDPSFQTLVANLSNLRELYLDRVSILSGEANWSVALADSVPLLQNISLSTCELGSPIHHSFSQLRFLTTINLADNEISGQVPRFFAEFSFLRGLALGDNNFEGQFPTKIFQLENLSRLDVSYNFGLTVHLPDFSSGNNLEYLDLRATKISGAIPDSFVHLKSLKFLGLSSIESPKQYTTSIANLTSLNALWLSGSGIEKPMLSWIARLKNLTDLKLEGFDFSGLIPWWIKNCTNLMSLELSACSLSGEIPTWIGNLTKLSYLDLSNNMLSGEIPKLGQMNLTKLSYLDLADNMLSGKISNLGQMKLTKLSYLDLSYNRLSGEIPKALFALPSLEALMLSSNELCGTLKDIPNPLSSIMYSIDLSNNSLAGHIPKSFFDVTRLQQLKLDSNHFQGTVELSLLWKLRSLYSLMFSNNMLSVKDVEDDYPFPYIGNIRELGLASCNLTKIPVALRYTNELSSLDLSNNRIDGVIPSWIWMIWKDSIYSLDLSNNMFTCLENSPSIVHMHNLEYLNLSSNQLHGSVPTPLTARKSGAILDYSNNSFSSIIPDFGRYLPNNTLYLDMSRNKLSGHIPRSICTQHDLDILDLSYNNFSGVVPSCLMQGYNSLSTLKLRENHFHGILPENIIEGCMLQTIDLNNNLIEGEIPRSLSNCQGLELLDAGNNQIVGSFPSWLGILPHLRVLVLRSNQLNGAIRDIKRDHTINNYFASLQILDLASNNFSGNLPKGWFNELKAMMENVSDKGQVLGHETYLGARFYQDTVTITFKGSDLSFTKILSTFNAIDFSNNSFDGPIPESIGRLVSLRGLNMSYNNFMGQIPFQYRNLSQLEAMDLSWNQITGEIPQELTSLTSLEWLNLSYNNLYGRIPQGNQFSTFSDSSFEGNAGLCGVPLSKHCDNQSSISPTGVALPESEGLWQDKLGVILLFAFVGLGFGVGFALSFLLRLYCRVEGWISKQA; translated from the exons ATGAGCTCCAGGCACCcacagcttcacctcatcctgctacTGCTTGCATACTACTGCTCCACCCACACCGCTGCCAGTGGTGGCAATGGAACCACAATCCAGTGCCTCCCTGATCAGGCTTCATCTCTACTCCAGATGAAGCGCTCCTTCTTCCACAACCCCAACCTCTCGTCATGGCAGCATGGCACAGACTGTTGCCACTGGGAGGGTGTTGGCTGCGACAGGGCCTCTGGTCAGGTGATCACTTTGGACCTCAGTGATCGTAACCTGCGGAGCACCAGTGGTCTCAGCCCAGCACTATTCAACCTCACCTCCCTCACAAATCTCAGCCTCTCTGGTAACGACTTTGGCCTGACCAGCCTTCCTAGTTTTGGGTTTGAGCGGCTGATCGAGCTCGTCAGTCTCAATTTGTCTGATGCGTGTTTTGCTGGTCAGATAGCCATTGGAATTTCCCACCTCAAGAATTTGCGTTCGCTTGATCTTTCCTATAATACTGATTTGTATCTTCAAGACCCAAGTTTCCAAACCCTCGTAGCAAACCTGAGCAATCTGAGAGAGCTTTATCTTGATAGAGTGAGCATCTTAAGTGGCGAAGCAAATTGGTCCGTTGCTTTAGCAGACTCTGTTCCGCTACTACAGAATATTAGTTTGTCTACGTGTGAACTAGGTAGTCCGATCCACCATTCATTCTCCCAACTCCGTTTTCTAACAACGATCAACCTCGCAGATAATGAAATTTCTGGTCAGGTTCCTCGGTTCTTTGCAGAATTCTCTTTCTTAAGAGGCCTTGCACTTGGGGATAATAATTTTGAAGGGCAATTTCCCACAAAGATTTTCCAGCTAGAAAATCTGAGTCGTCTTGATGTGTCTTACAATTTCGGTCTTACTGTGCACCTACCAGATTTCTCATCAGGAAATAATTTGGAATATTTAGATCTGAGGGCTACAAAAATTTCGGGTGCCATACCAGACTCGTTTGTCCATCTCAagtcgttgaaattcttggggcttAGCAGCATTGAATCTCCCAAGCAATACACTACTTCCATAGCAAACCTTACGTCCCTAAATGCATTGTGGCTTTCTGGGTCAGGAATAGAGAAGCCAATGCTCTCTTGGATTGCCAGACTTAAGAACTTGACAGATTTGAAGCTGGAAGGCTTTGATTTCTCTGGGCTGATTCCCTGGTGGATCAAAAACTGTACGAATCTGATGAGCTTAGAGCTCAGTGCTTGCAGTTTATCTGGGGAAATACCTACTTGGATTGGGAACTTGACCAAGCTTTCATATTTGGACTTATCAAATAATATGTTGAGCG GTGAAATTCCAAAGCTTGGTCAAATGAACTTGACCAAGCTTTCATATTTGGACTTAGCAGATAATATGTTGAGCG GCAaaatttcaaatcttggtcaaaTGAAGTTGACCAAGCTTTCATATTTGGACTTATCATATAATAGGCTCAGCG GCGAAATCCCAAAGGCTTTGTTCGCTCTTCCATCACTGGAGGCCCTAATGCTATCATCAAATGAACTTTGTGGAACTCTAAAAGACATTCCAAACCCCTTATCTTCCATCATGTACTCCATCGACCTAAGCAATAACAGCCTTGCAGGTCATATACCCAAATCTTTCTTTGATGTTACGAGACTTCAACAACTCAAGCTTGACTCGAATCACTTCCAAGGCACAGTAGAACTTAGCCTTCTTTGGAAGCTCAGGAGCCTTTATTCATTGATGTTCTCCAATAATATGTTATCAGTGAAAGATGTTGAGGATGACTATCCATTCCCTTACATCGGTAACATCAGAGAACTAGGACTAGCATCTTGCAACCTTACAAAAATTCCAGTTGCATTGAGGTATACAAATGAGTTGTCTTCCTTGGACCTCTCAAACAACCGAATAGATGGAGTCATACCAAGTTGGATATGGATGATTTGGAAGGATAGTATATACTCGTTGGACCTCTCAAACAATATGTTCACTTGCCTTGAAAACTCCCCTTCTATTGTTCATATGCACAATTTAGAATATCTCAACCTTAGTTCCAACCAACTGCATGGCAGTGTGCCCACACCACTCACAGCTAGAAAGTCCGGGGCTATCTTAGATTACTCAAACAATAGCTTCTCTTCTATTATACCCGACTTTGGTAGGTATCTTCCCAACAATACCCTTTACCTTGATATGTCCAGGAATAAATTAAGTGGTCACATACCAAGATCTATCTGTACCCAACATGATCTTGATATACTGGACCTATCATACAACAATTTCAGCGGTGTGGTACCATCTTGTCTAATGCAAGGTTACAATAGCTTGAGTACGTTGAAGTTGAGAGAGAATCATTTCCATGGGATACTGCCTGAAAATATTATAGAAGGATGTATGCTTCAGACAATAGATTTGAACAACAATCTAATTGAAGGGGAAATACCCAGATCACTATCAAATTGCCAAGGCCTAGAGCTCCTTGATGCTGGTAACAACCAAATTGTCGGTTCTTTTCCATCTTGGTTGGGTATTCTTCCACATCTTCGAGTTCTTGTCTTGAGATCCAACCAACTAAACGGCGCCATAAGGGATATTAAACGTGATCATACAATCAACAACTACTTTGCAAGTTTGCAAATACTTGATTTGGCCTCCAACAACTTTTCTGGAAACCTACCAAAAGGATGGTTTAATGAACTCAAAGCAATGATGGAAAATGTCAGTGATAAGGGACAAGTTCTAGGACATGAGACATATTTAGGTGCACGATTTTATCAAGACACGGTTACCATAACATTCAAAGGTTCTGATCTTAGTTTCACCAAAATCCTAAGCACTTTCAATGCAATAGATTTCTCAAATAACTCATTTGATGGTCCTATTCCGGAGTCAATTGGGAGGCTTGTTTCCCTGCGCGGACTTAACATGTCATACAACAACTTCATGGGACAAATTCCATTTCAGTACAGAAACTTGTCTCAGCTGGAAGCAATGGATCTCTCTTGGAACCAGATAACAGGGGAAATACCGCAGGAGTTAACCTCACTTACTTCTCTTGAATGGTTGAATCTTTCATACAATAACTTGTATGGAAGAATCCCGCAAGGAAACCAGTTCTCAACATTTTCAGACAGTTCATTTGAAGGTAATGCAGGCCTCTGTGGAGTTCCACTCTCCAAACACTGTGACAATCAAAGTTCAATTTCTCCAACTGGAGTGGCTCTTCCGGAATCTGAGGGTTTGTGGCAGGACAAACTCGGCGTTATCCTTTTGTTCGCATTTGTTGGCTTGGGATTTGGAGTCGGCTTTGCATTGTCATTCTTGTTGCGACTGTATTGCCGCGTGGAAGGATGGATCTCCAAGCAAGCATGA
- the LOC119279358 gene encoding receptor like protein 27-like: MAAALGKQWRALGSWRRFGLCRRWRSLCTVGGSVSDRTAWGMAAARRGRRSECGGAGCSLICRCSMVLPGGAGGDGGPCMRVGSLQTDTVAAATAAVVIVVVASSAAVVPAAPLPRLARQVGRSGGVLVLVAVEDHHAVFILTPTPTGGYLLQGSVLPDNLVAELEVVKQTRSRKMRYRRSQLHFILLLLAYYCPTHIAANGNGTTVQCLPGQASSLLQLKHSFHNPNLSSWQHGTDCCHWEGVGCDMASSQVRYTSFSRLQSLQKIRLSQNSISGEVPVFLAAFSSLSTLDLSDNEFEGQFPTKIFHLKKLRSIDLSLNTRLFGHLPNFPVQNSLELLDLTDTNFTASIPDSFVNLKFLRSLALSMRELADGTIPLTFKLPSLQFLSLHGSGSEKPNFSWIGNLERLRYLDLEHYNLSSPITSWVGNLTSLTSLLLRDCSLYGRIPIWIGNLTNLSRLYLTSNNLQGDIPKCLFNHPKLGELNLGSNQLSGHLVDVSAPRSSPLYYIVLSYNQLSGHIPKSFFQLTKLEDILLESNKLEGAVELSLLSGLKYLELLSLSDNMLSVTDGEYPFPSLPNMQNLYLVSCNLAKIPSMLRHQYEMDDVDLSNNNIDGVIPCWLWENGENSIRFNLSHNMFTSLEKCTLLNPTMRSLGFLDLSSNRLEGNLPIPLISSTFGGVLLDYSNNSFSSITPAVDIHINNSIKLDLSKNKLNGDIPTSICGGNYEILDLSYNNLTGPIPACLIQHGNMKVLKMRKNQLHGILPENIGEGCMLQTIDLNSNLIEGKIPRSLSNCRSLEVFDIGNNHIVDSFPTWLGSISNLRVLILRSNQFYGSIGSLTKGVAARKIFSGMQIVDLDSNNFSGSLSSKWFDMLQTMMANSSGEGNALAFDSSFLGDQYYQEILTFKGIELTFTKILTTFKMIDFSNNAFDGPIPASVGKLIALHGLNMSHNAFTGRIPSKLGDLAQLESLDLSQNKLSGVIPRDLTSLTYLAVLNLSYNSLTGMIPEGQQFSSFTNSSFQGNEGLCGRPLSKQCNSSVTGTLNSSVSSQDSVGTIVLFVFVGSGFGVGFAAAVVLSVVWQAKRWNCNCFPVPPVTMI, from the exons ATGGCGGCGGCCCTCGGCAAGCAGTGGCGGGCGCTAGGCTCTTGGCGGCGCTTCGGCTTGTGCAGGCGATGGCGGTCCCTTTGCACGGTCGGCGGCTCCGTATCTGACCGGACGGCGTGGGGGATGGCGGCGGCCCGGCGTGGCCGGCGATCTGAATGCGGTGGTGCCGGCTGCTCGCTGATTTGCCGGTGCTCCATGGTTCttcctggtggtgctggtggtgacggcggCCCGTGCATGAGAGTTGGATCCCTTCAAACTGATACgg tcgccgccgccaccgccgccgtcgtcatcgttGTCGTCGCCTCCTCCGCGGCCGTCGTCCCAGCTGCACCCCTCCCCAGGTTGGCGCGgcaggttggacggtccgggggcgtcctcgTCCTCGTTGCTGTCGAGGATCACCACGCCGTGTTCATCCTCACGCCCACGCCTACGGGCGGCTATCTCCTCCAGGGCTCGGTGCTGCCGGacaatctcgtcgcggag CTTGAGGTTGTAAAGCAGACTCGTAGTAGAAAGATGAGGTACAGGCGCTCACAGCTTCACTTCATCCTGCTATTGCTCGCATACTACTGCCCCACCCACATCGCTGCCAACGGCAATGGAACCACAGTCCAGTGCCTCCCTGGTCAGGCTTCGTCTCTACTCCAGCTCAAGCACTCCTTCCACAACCCAAACCTCTCGTCTTGGCAGCATGGCACGGATTGTTGCCACTGGGAGGGTGTTGGCTGCGACATGGCCTCCAGTCAG GTCAGATACACTTCCTTCTCAAGACTCCAGTCCCTCCAGAAGATCAGACTTTCACAAAATAGTATCTCCGGCGAGGTTCCTGTGTTCCTTGCTGCCTTCTCTTCCTTGAGTACCCTTGATCTATCTGATAATGAATTTGAAGGGCAGTTTCCCACAAAGATATTCCACCTAAAAAAGTTAAGGTCAATTGACTTGTCTTTGAACACTAGGCTTTTCGGGCACCTACCAAATTTCCCAGTTCAAAATAGTTTGGAGTTACTTGATCTTACGGACACCAACTTCACTGCATCAATACCAGACTCTTTTGTCAACCTCAAGTTCTTGAGATCCTTGGCGCTCAGCATGAGAGAACTTGCCGATGGCACTATCCCTTTAACATTCAAGCTTCCTAGCTTACAGTTCCTGTCACTCCATGGGTCAGGCTCGGAGAAGCCAAATTTCTCTTGGATCGGCAATCTTGAGCGTTTAAGATACTTGGACCTGGAACACTACAACTTGTCCAGTCCAATAACTTCTTGGGTTGGCAACCTTACAAGTTTGACAAGTTTGTTGCTTCGAGATTGCAGCTTATATGGGAGGATACCCATCTGGATCGGCAACTTAACAAATCTTTCTAGGCTATATCTTACCAGCAATAACCTCCAAG GTGACATTCCAAAATGTTTGTTCAATCATCCAAAGTTGGGAGAACTGAACTTAGGATCAAATCAACTTTCTGGTCATCTTGTGGATGTTTCTGCACCTCGATCTTCACCTTTATATTACATTGTGTTAAGTTATAATCAGCTAAGTGGCCACATACCCAAATCATTCTTTCAGTTGACAAAACTAGAAGATATTCTGCTTGAATCGAATAAACTGGAGGGCGCTGTGGAGCTTAGCCTTCTTTCAGGACTGAAATATCTAGAACTGTTGAGCCTTTCTGACAACATGCTATCAGTAACAGATGGAGAATATCCATTTCCTTCCCTGCCAAACATGCAAAACCTATACCTTGTGTCTTGCAACCTTGCAAAAATACCAAGTATGTTGAGGCATCAATATGAGATGGATGATGTTGACCTTTCAAACAATAATATAGATGGAGTTATACCATGTTGGTTGTGGGAGAATGGGGAGAACAGTATCCGGTTCAACCTTTCACACAACATGTTCACTAGCCTGGAGAAGTGTACACTACTTAATCCTACCATGAGGAGTTTGGGTTTTCTTGATCTTAGTTCCAATAGACTTGAAGGGAATTTACCAATACCACTCATATCCAGTACATTCGGTGGAGTTTTGTTAGATTATTCCAATAACAGCTTCTCTTCAATTACACCAGCCGTGGATATACATATCAACAACTCCATCAAGCTAGATTTGTCCAAGAATAAACTAAATGGTGATATACCAACTTCAATTTGTGGTGGAAACTATGAAATCCTAGACTTGTCATACAACAACCTTACTGGCCCGATTCCAGCCTGCCTAATTCaacatggcaatatgaaagtaTTGAAGATGAGAAAGAACCAATTACATGGGATACTTCCTGAAAATATTGGAGAAGGTTGTATGCTTCAGACAATAGATTTGAACAGCAACCTAATTGAAGGGAAAATACCCAGATCACTCTCTAACTGCAGAAGCTTAGAGGTCTTTGACATAGGTAACAATCATATTGTTGATTCTTTCCCGACCTGGTTGGGCTCCATTTCCAATCTTCGAGTTCTCATCTTGAGATCCAACCAATTCTATGGTTCAATTGGGAGTCTTACAAAAGGTGTTGCTGCAAGAAAAATTTTCTCAGGAATGCAAATTGTTGATTTGGACTCAAATAACTTCTCTGGGAGCTTGAGCTCAAAATGGTTTGACATGCTACAAACAATGATGGCAAACTCTAGTGGTGAGGGTAATGCTCTGGCCTTTGATAGTAGTTTTCTTGGGGATCAATACTACCAAGAAATTCTCACATTTAAAGGGATTGAACTTACATTTACCAAGATCCTGACCACTTTCAAGATGATCGATTTCTCAAACAACGCTTTTGATGGTCCCATCCCAGCCTCTGTTGGAAAGCTTATTGCTCTTCATGGTCTGAACATGTCACATAATGCCTTCACCGGAAGAATCCCATCAAAGCTTGGTGACTTGGCACAACTCGAGTCACTGGACCTCTCCCAGAACAAGCTCTCAGGGGTGATTCCACGGGATCTAACCAGCCTAACATATCTCGCGGTGCTGAATCTCTCCTACAACAGTTTGACCGGAATGATACCAGAAGGGCAGCAGTTCTCGTCATTTACCAACAGTTCATTCCAAGGCAATGAAGGACTGTGTGGAAGGCCACTTTCCAAACAGTGCAACAGTTCAGTTACGGGAACTCTCAACTCATCGGTGTCTTCACAAGACAGTGTTGGAACCATAGTGTTGTTTGTGTTTGTGGGATCCGGCTTCGGAGTTGGCTTTGCGGCGGCAGTTGTGTTGTCAGTGGTTTGGCAGGCTAAACGTTGGAACTGCAATTGTTTCCCCGTTCCACCAGTGACCATGATATGA